Proteins from one Anopheles nili chromosome 2, idAnoNiliSN_F5_01, whole genome shotgun sequence genomic window:
- the LOC128730159 gene encoding uncharacterized protein LOC128730159, which translates to MANLSGAVGLVLTIVVASGIVAGETFRFPEFVAIEGTEVGSVCGGWIIDNALDRWPYLLTTEICIKSQNRQLSQLLVRYGSAEVTRRTNSLGIDRMLSHLPDDDRLVMLSTIGVRYSRPEPTPAYNGTVVLYWRKQLGDGNRLLKSLLLVPEDQQYALGELLTNRLLCGDAVPDTQFLLEGGVVLRNSNPIGLLSVRSDSSSTCGNTLDVLAVVDVHNKTTFTDWAFEPKHGELDEGEASSWFSEPNSPFGYIVYVIFLSYCILYTVLYFILALGRSNPSTNL; encoded by the exons ATGGCGAACCTGTCAGGTGCGGTTGGATTAGTTCTGACCATCGTAGTAGCCAGTGGGATTGTGGCCGGTGAGACGTTTCGCTTTCCTGAATTC GTTGCGATTGAGGGAACGGAAGTTGGATCGGTTTGTGGAGGTTGGATCATCGATAACGCTCTCGATCGGTGGCCGTACTTACTGACGACGGAAATCTGTATCAAAAGTCAAAATCGGCAGTTGAGTCAGCTTCTTGTGCGATATGGCAGTGCGGAGGTGACACGACGTACGAACAGTCTCGGAATCGATCGCATGTTGTCGCATCTACCCGATGACGATCGGTTGGTGATGCTGAGCACGATCGGAGTGAGATATAGTCGACCTGAACCAACACCGGCGTACAATGGAACCGTCGTGTTGTACTGGCGAAAACAATTAGGCGATGGCAACCGGCTGTTAAAAAGTCTCCTATTAGTACCAGAGGATCAGCAATATGCTCTCGGAGAGCTGCTGACCAACCGATTACTCTGTGGGGACGCTGTTCCAGACACGCAGTTCCTCTTGGAGGGTGGTGTAGTTCTGCGGAACTCGAACCCGATCGGTTTGTTGTCGGTGCGTTCGGACAGCTCCTCTACGTGTGGGAACACCCTGGATGTCCTCGCTGTGGTGGATGTGCATAACAAAACGACCTTCACCGATTGGGCGTTTGAACCCAAACATGGTGAGTTAGATGAAGGTGaagctagctcgtggttcaGCGAGCCTAACTCACCCTTCGGGTACATCGTGTACGTGATCTTCCTAAGCTACTGCATACTCTACACTGTGCTGTACTTCATACTTGCGCTCGGGCGTTCCAATCCCAGCACGAATCTGTGA